Proteins encoded together in one Desulfosporosinus meridiei DSM 13257 window:
- a CDS encoding DUF3102 domain-containing protein → MSDLLKERTPLVIAAEINTIRHQAGKIILTSAVEIGRRLQEAKDLVPYGEWGKWLKESVNYSQRTADRLMQLWEEYGTKLLTSPASDSLSDSSLVTNLTYTQALILLGIPEEEREEFIAKHDVESMTNLELQQAVKDRDQAIQEKKDLQKDLDLKSSELAQLTTQAQSLEQQVNDYKSKYTAEQEKVTLKAKELETVKEELPSTSKITELEKKLKDTETTSSVKTLEAKFSIHRDNMLNAYNELLKVLTALDRTDREVKEKYRENVSTILVNMGKMAKEWPPAIQTNLAINSNQSKGK, encoded by the coding sequence ATGAGTGATTTGCTCAAAGAGCGTACGCCGCTTGTGATCGCGGCAGAAATTAACACGATTAGACACCAGGCTGGGAAAATCATTCTTACCAGTGCCGTTGAAATCGGCCGGCGCTTGCAGGAGGCTAAGGACTTGGTTCCTTATGGAGAATGGGGCAAGTGGTTAAAGGAATCGGTTAATTACTCTCAGCGGACGGCCGATAGGCTAATGCAGCTCTGGGAAGAGTACGGGACGAAACTGCTCACCTCTCCCGCCAGTGACAGCTTGTCAGATTCGTCACTGGTGACGAATCTGACTTACACCCAGGCGCTGATCCTCTTGGGGATCCCGGAAGAGGAGAGGGAGGAGTTTATCGCCAAGCATGATGTGGAGAGCATGACCAACTTGGAATTGCAGCAGGCAGTCAAGGACCGAGACCAGGCCATTCAGGAGAAAAAAGACCTGCAAAAAGACTTGGATCTGAAAAGCAGCGAGCTCGCCCAATTAACCACTCAGGCTCAAAGCCTGGAGCAACAGGTGAACGACTACAAATCAAAATATACCGCCGAGCAGGAAAAAGTCACGTTAAAGGCCAAAGAGTTGGAGACAGTCAAAGAAGAGCTCCCCTCCACCAGTAAAATTACCGAACTGGAAAAGAAGCTCAAAGACACGGAAACAACATCTTCCGTCAAAACCCTTGAAGCAAAGTTTTCCATTCACCGGGATAACATGCTCAATGCCTACAATGAGCTCCTGAAAGTACTCACCGCCTTAGACAGAACGGATCGGGAAGTGAAGGAAAAATACAGGGAAAATGTGAGCACGATTCTGGTAAACATGGGGAAGATGGCGAAAGAATGGCCACCGGCCATTCAGACCAATTTAGCGATTAATTCGAACCAGTCCAAGGGGAAATAA
- a CDS encoding bacteriohemerythrin: MLWKEKYMVGVPRIDQQHEELFSRVTAFVETLRSDKPWEQKLEKVSETLEFMKGYVVTHFADEEAYQAAIAYPHYQEHQKIHQKMVAYVVAVSDEYEKEGFKEELMQQFGGKLIAWLINHVLADDQKIAEYARSKGAN; the protein is encoded by the coding sequence ATGCTTTGGAAAGAAAAGTATATGGTGGGAGTTCCCCGGATCGATCAGCAGCATGAAGAGTTGTTTTCCCGGGTTACCGCGTTTGTAGAAACTCTGCGTTCCGATAAGCCCTGGGAGCAAAAGCTTGAAAAAGTCAGTGAAACGCTAGAATTTATGAAAGGTTATGTAGTGACCCATTTTGCCGATGAAGAAGCCTATCAGGCGGCAATCGCCTACCCTCATTATCAGGAGCATCAGAAGATTCATCAGAAAATGGTTGCCTATGTGGTGGCGGTTTCTGATGAGTACGAAAAAGAGGGCTTTAAGGAAGAACTCATGCAGCAATTCGGAGGGAAGCTTATAGCCTGGCTGATCAATCATGTGCTGGCAGATGATCAGAAAATTGCTGAGTATGCCCGAAGTAAGGGGGCTAATTAA
- a CDS encoding chemotaxis protein CheX, with protein MNSELLTSFSDAANQTFKLLLDLDVITDTVQSPENNDKKEYIENIDIVIQITGDLNGEIMYSFPKDMTLEMVKIMSGMEFKEIDEFVKSALGEIANIISGNALSSLSQAQLICDIRPPKVSEGQTFPVSEGCSLYGAKVKTSIGDVGLNLRTIQSAG; from the coding sequence ATGAATAGCGAACTTTTAACCTCCTTTTCGGATGCAGCCAATCAGACCTTTAAACTGCTCTTGGATCTAGACGTAATCACTGATACTGTTCAGTCCCCGGAAAACAATGATAAGAAGGAATACATAGAAAATATCGATATTGTCATACAAATTACAGGGGATCTCAATGGTGAGATAATGTATAGCTTTCCCAAAGATATGACCCTGGAAATGGTGAAAATAATGAGCGGTATGGAGTTCAAGGAAATCGATGAGTTTGTTAAATCGGCTTTAGGCGAGATCGCTAATATTATTAGCGGCAATGCTTTGTCGAGTCTGTCCCAAGCCCAATTGATCTGCGATATTCGTCCTCCTAAGGTCAGCGAAGGCCAGACTTTCCCTGTCAGTGAAGGGTGTTCCCTTTACGGGGCTAAGGTCAAGACATCTATAGGGGATGTGGGACTGAACCTCCGGACAATTCAGTCAGCGGGCTAG
- a CDS encoding putative holin-like toxin, with amino-acid sequence MEEVYQTLMLMISFATLIVLILSFHKRK; translated from the coding sequence ATGGAAGAAGTATACCAGACTTTGATGCTGATGATTTCATTTGCAACATTGATTGTGTTAATACTTTCATTCCATAAACGGAAATAG
- a CDS encoding DUF1694 domain-containing protein produces the protein MDIHLAKQMEKPYTVIYDPELKGETGLVVVSDEAVDVENIDVLDNSSGIVSSDNLNQL, from the coding sequence ATAGATATACATCTTGCCAAACAAATGGAAAAACCCTATACGGTGATTTATGATCCTGAACTTAAAGGCGAAACCGGGCTAGTCGTGGTGAGTGATGAAGCGGTTGACGTGGAGAACATTGATGTCCTGGATAACAGCTCTGGCATTGTATCGAGTGATAATTTGAATCAACTATGA